The following are from one region of the Planctomonas sp. JC2975 genome:
- a CDS encoding SDR family NAD(P)-dependent oxidoreductase: MITGANRGLGRALTLRALNAGHAVVATVKGEHSLPMHERLTVLTLDVRDRRAGNDAVGSAAARLGRIDVLVNNAGYGLIGAVEEVSEEDARAILDTNLLGPLWLSQAVIPIMRGQGSGHIVQISTVGAVGTMPMLGLYNSTKWGLEAFSEAMAAEVRQFGIRVSLIEPGALDTDWAGASMRFSSPAGAYDALRTELFGTAEVPWPEGESSGGTTPEDAATAILASVAAKDDHRLRVLVGDDAPAQVRAALDLRHEDYARDPRFPLT, encoded by the coding sequence ATGATCACCGGAGCTAATCGAGGTCTGGGTCGAGCACTCACCCTGCGGGCCCTGAACGCCGGGCATGCCGTGGTTGCCACGGTGAAGGGAGAGCACTCTCTTCCCATGCACGAACGCCTGACCGTGCTGACTCTCGACGTTCGTGACCGTCGCGCGGGCAATGATGCTGTGGGGTCCGCCGCTGCTCGTCTTGGTCGAATCGACGTTCTTGTGAACAACGCCGGCTACGGCCTGATCGGTGCTGTCGAGGAGGTGTCCGAGGAGGATGCTCGCGCGATCCTCGACACGAACCTGTTGGGACCGTTATGGCTGAGCCAAGCCGTCATACCGATCATGCGCGGTCAGGGGTCGGGGCATATCGTTCAGATCTCGACCGTAGGAGCGGTGGGCACGATGCCGATGCTCGGGCTCTACAACTCCACGAAATGGGGCCTGGAAGCATTCAGTGAGGCAATGGCAGCAGAGGTGCGGCAGTTCGGCATCCGCGTCTCCCTCATCGAGCCAGGGGCGCTCGACACCGACTGGGCAGGCGCCAGCATGCGGTTCAGTTCACCAGCGGGCGCGTACGACGCTCTGCGAACCGAGCTGTTCGGCACCGCCGAGGTGCCGTGGCCGGAGGGCGAATCCTCCGGCGGAACAACACCGGAGGATGCTGCCACGGCGATCCTGGCGAGCGTAGCCGCGAAGGACGACCACCGCTTGCGTGTGCTCGTCGGGGACGACGCCCCTGCTCAGGTTCGGGCAGCACTCGATCTTCGTCACGAGGACTATGCGCGCGACCCCCGCTTCCCCCTCACCTAG
- a CDS encoding DUF4062 domain-containing protein has translation MPGDRREQVFVSSTYLDLRDERQSVIQALLIAGCIPAGMELFPAGNDEKWRLIQRVIRECDYYVLVIGGKYGSVDPTTELSYTEMEFDYAESLGKPIMAFLHGEPGKLTGEQIELDKERRDKLDAFRAKVEAARVVKYWNTPAELPGHVALALMETREHYPAEGWVRASQAMTPEQKTEIAELRARVAELTRETDLRTTARAVIADDLAQGDDEYAFKFTVTGYSIEDLDEDGDAPWNAQKYTWTITEFTTWNALLERVGPALLHEASEPEMSKALEDYASLLWRTKRTVLAPESFGKLWSGPSLAPEVVTDVVVQFYALGVIERGVKKRTVSDKGKYWALTELGQDQMMKLRAKRRA, from the coding sequence ATGCCTGGGGACCGTCGCGAGCAAGTATTCGTCAGTTCTACCTACCTCGACCTTCGTGACGAGCGCCAATCGGTAATCCAGGCATTGCTGATCGCAGGTTGCATTCCCGCTGGCATGGAATTGTTCCCAGCTGGCAACGATGAAAAGTGGCGACTGATCCAGCGGGTCATCCGGGAGTGCGACTACTACGTGCTCGTTATTGGCGGGAAGTATGGCTCTGTAGATCCGACAACTGAACTTAGTTACACAGAGATGGAGTTCGACTATGCCGAGTCCCTCGGGAAGCCGATCATGGCCTTTTTGCACGGAGAACCCGGAAAGCTGACCGGCGAGCAAATTGAGCTCGACAAGGAGCGTCGCGACAAACTCGATGCATTCCGCGCGAAGGTCGAAGCCGCCCGTGTCGTCAAGTACTGGAACACTCCCGCGGAACTTCCAGGTCATGTCGCACTTGCCCTGATGGAAACACGTGAGCATTATCCCGCCGAAGGCTGGGTTCGCGCGAGTCAGGCGATGACGCCCGAGCAGAAGACGGAGATTGCCGAGCTTCGTGCTCGTGTCGCTGAACTCACCAGGGAAACCGACTTGCGAACCACCGCACGCGCTGTCATCGCTGATGACCTTGCGCAAGGCGACGATGAGTATGCGTTCAAGTTTACGGTTACGGGTTACAGCATCGAGGACCTAGATGAGGACGGCGACGCACCATGGAATGCCCAGAAATACACGTGGACAATCACGGAGTTCACAACGTGGAACGCTCTCCTTGAGAGAGTGGGCCCAGCGCTGCTTCATGAGGCAAGCGAGCCCGAGATGAGCAAGGCGCTTGAAGACTATGCGAGCCTGCTATGGCGCACGAAGAGGACAGTACTTGCGCCCGAGAGTTTCGGAAAGCTGTGGTCTGGTCCGTCCTTAGCCCCCGAAGTCGTCACTGACGTCGTAGTGCAGTTCTATGCTCTTGGCGTGATCGAGCGCGGTGTGAAGAAGCGCACTGTGAGCGACAAAGGCAAGTACTGGGCCCTGACCGAGTTGGGCCAGGACCAAATGATGAAGCTCCGAGCGAAACGTCGAGCCTGA
- a CDS encoding TetR/AcrR family transcriptional regulator C-terminal ligand-binding domain-containing protein: MHEAALSLARETRVGSITMEGIAGRAGISRQTLYRTWPSTGAVLFDALLARSTDENDAVVVPDSGNLATDLETLAVATSAELTDPTHEPLLRALTAQMQADEALATQFRELLLGPQLSAIANRFRRQNVPDPDGAAELFVGPIFHRWLLRTGPFNSEWIRAHVARTVRGTSST, encoded by the coding sequence GTGCACGAGGCGGCGCTCTCCCTCGCGCGTGAGACTCGGGTCGGATCGATCACTATGGAGGGCATAGCTGGGCGTGCCGGCATCAGCAGACAGACGCTCTACCGAACATGGCCATCGACCGGAGCGGTCCTCTTCGACGCGCTCCTGGCCCGGAGCACGGACGAGAACGATGCTGTCGTGGTGCCGGACTCGGGCAATCTCGCCACAGATCTAGAAACGCTGGCGGTGGCAACCAGTGCCGAGCTCACCGATCCAACCCACGAGCCCCTGCTACGAGCTCTCACAGCGCAGATGCAAGCAGACGAAGCACTCGCGACACAGTTCCGCGAGCTGCTCCTTGGCCCCCAGCTCAGCGCCATCGCAAACCGCTTTCGTCGTCAGAACGTGCCAGACCCCGACGGCGCCGCAGAGCTCTTCGTCGGCCCGATCTTCCACCGATGGTTGCTTCGCACCGGACCATTCAACTCGGAGTGGATACGAGCGCACGTGGCCAGGACAGTTCGCGGGACATCCTCCACATGA
- a CDS encoding ATP-binding protein — translation MTPTHVMGSIPARDSRALKTARGLATPEEQGHRLIPVGELPQSKMPAWGWRHPQNLRGPLRAAPPAHRVSSKTLGGAYPFLAETGDILTGAYIGENQLSRTPFCFDPWDAYSAEIVRSHSVAIIGVKGTGKSMLAKSWSARLARLGRKIAVPHDPNGEWVPVAEYVGGKSISVGPGRPTRINLLDEGPRDPAFTDEQWNQNVLQYRRSTIKTIVRRLRDGGPLEPVEHTALDIALDAVRDQTTVTVAHVYDRLLDPVGSTEVEDAGHRLAHALRRLVSGDLTGFFDGPSTVAFDADTPMMVVDTSALKGASPEAQALARLATANWIRRSTLGSNRQARVIVHEEAAVELLNDVSGGDQLADRVEDEKVARHLGTSNWYLLHRIADLDSLGDRNSALHARALGLLADCETRISYAQHIGEIARSREILGWNDTQADVVRKLRKGEGLWQIGPDRLAKVRNICTDHELTVFRTDTLGGERS, via the coding sequence ATGACACCCACCCACGTCATGGGATCCATTCCCGCCAGAGACTCCCGAGCGCTCAAGACCGCCCGCGGTCTGGCCACACCTGAGGAACAGGGACATCGCCTGATTCCGGTGGGGGAGTTGCCGCAGTCGAAGATGCCCGCCTGGGGATGGCGGCACCCGCAAAACCTCCGCGGCCCACTTCGCGCAGCACCACCCGCACACCGGGTCTCCTCCAAGACCCTCGGCGGCGCGTACCCGTTCCTCGCCGAGACCGGGGACATCCTCACCGGTGCGTACATCGGGGAGAACCAGCTCTCCCGCACTCCGTTCTGCTTCGACCCCTGGGACGCCTATTCCGCTGAAATCGTCCGCTCGCACTCCGTAGCGATCATCGGTGTGAAAGGCACCGGCAAATCGATGCTCGCCAAGTCCTGGTCCGCCCGCCTGGCACGACTCGGGCGAAAGATCGCTGTCCCGCACGACCCGAACGGAGAGTGGGTACCGGTCGCTGAATACGTCGGCGGCAAGTCCATCAGCGTCGGCCCCGGACGGCCCACCCGCATCAACCTCCTCGACGAAGGACCCCGCGACCCGGCCTTCACAGACGAGCAATGGAACCAGAACGTCCTCCAATACCGGCGATCCACGATCAAGACGATCGTTCGCCGCCTCCGTGACGGCGGCCCCCTTGAACCCGTCGAACACACCGCCCTCGACATCGCGCTCGACGCAGTCCGCGACCAGACCACGGTCACGGTCGCCCACGTTTACGACCGCCTTCTGGATCCCGTCGGCAGCACCGAGGTTGAGGATGCCGGCCATCGCCTCGCGCACGCACTGCGCCGTCTTGTTTCCGGTGATCTCACCGGCTTCTTCGACGGCCCGTCAACGGTCGCGTTCGACGCGGACACCCCGATGATGGTCGTCGACACCTCCGCTTTGAAGGGCGCATCACCCGAGGCACAAGCCCTCGCCCGGTTAGCGACGGCGAACTGGATCCGCCGCTCCACCCTGGGAAGCAATCGACAAGCCCGGGTCATCGTCCACGAGGAAGCCGCCGTCGAGCTCCTCAACGACGTCTCTGGCGGCGACCAACTCGCCGACCGCGTCGAAGACGAGAAGGTCGCCCGCCACCTCGGCACCTCCAACTGGTACCTCCTACATCGAATCGCCGACCTCGACTCCCTGGGCGACCGGAACTCCGCCCTCCACGCCCGAGCCCTCGGCCTCCTCGCCGATTGCGAAACCCGCATCTCCTACGCACAACACATCGGCGAGATCGCCCGCTCCCGCGAGATCCTCGGCTGGAACGACACCCAAGCCGACGTCGTCCGCAAACTCCGCAAAGGCGAAGGACTCTGGCAAATCGGCCCCGACCGGCTCGCGAAAGTCAGAAACATCTGCACCGACCACGAACTCACCGTCTTCCGCACCGACACCCTCGGCGGCGAACGGTCATGA
- the ssb gene encoding single-stranded DNA-binding protein, with amino-acid sequence MSSKVPITIEGNLTANPAYGETDNGVKYAKFTVAVTDRKLQDGEWVDAGVQYHRATVFGRTAENVRDSLGKGDPVLVTGNLEFRHWTDETSQESRVSTEILADAVGPSLRYNTARLDRHVPKADGPAIDQTGPSMQRSTPAASAVEPAF; translated from the coding sequence ATGTCCAGCAAGGTCCCAATCACCATCGAGGGCAACCTCACCGCTAACCCCGCATACGGCGAAACCGACAACGGTGTCAAGTACGCCAAGTTCACCGTCGCCGTCACCGACCGCAAACTCCAAGACGGCGAATGGGTCGACGCAGGCGTCCAGTACCACCGCGCGACCGTCTTCGGACGTACGGCCGAGAATGTCCGCGACAGCCTCGGCAAAGGCGACCCTGTCCTCGTCACCGGCAACCTCGAATTTCGACACTGGACCGACGAAACCAGCCAAGAATCCCGAGTCTCCACCGAAATCCTCGCCGACGCCGTCGGACCCTCACTCCGATACAACACTGCTCGCCTGGACCGGCACGTCCCAAAAGCTGACGGCCCGGCAATCGACCAGACCGGGCCCAGCATGCAGCGTTCCACTCCTGCGGCGTCCGCCGTGGAACCCGCCTTCTAA
- a CDS encoding TraM recognition domain-containing protein → MNNTRTTLTALYVICGIVLGGLLATGLGSLVIKLSCGSGGQPNSFIAGLQWAIGGNTAGYAIPAGCTPSTAVIRIVDITASAALITFGALVLSWWLHYRQSDRHFIHDLRTRDGFAKGGEIRQYVSAHAVTAKTRTLRPSAATPSPELVGWKVGRAHGRDVYVSIEDSVVVEGAPRSGKGYRFIINAILDWTGPLITTSTRNDNLSATMAARTGRGEVTVFDPQQLSGVRSTLRISPITGCEDPLVADQRGQAIVAGTALGTSAKNQEWAQVASSVLSRLLHAAAVSGRNVDALARWGSNPRLALEAVNVLTEDGTPGWAEDLDAIINGDERLLASSWFGVSGAVRPLAIPAIRDAMTPGPGDTFDPDTFLAGENTLYLIGTGAGAGSVGGFLGAVLDDIVETARRKALASTGSRLDPPLALILDEIANMFSWPALPRIMADGGGVGISTVVVLQALSQAETAWSKAEADTIWSAATAKLLLGGASDVGHLRDVESLLGTRRIHARAHSYSDSNTTTSISREKVPVLTLDEIRRMPQTIGLLAYRNRRGVLLELEGWTERSDANTISSGKTATELEQQQVFAQQYELARQRRAAAGERR, encoded by the coding sequence ATGAACAATACCCGCACCACCCTCACCGCCCTCTACGTCATCTGCGGCATCGTCCTCGGAGGCCTCCTCGCCACAGGCCTCGGCTCCCTCGTGATCAAACTCAGCTGCGGCAGCGGTGGACAACCGAACAGCTTCATCGCCGGACTCCAATGGGCCATCGGCGGCAACACCGCCGGTTACGCCATCCCCGCCGGCTGCACCCCCTCCACCGCAGTCATTCGAATTGTCGACATCACCGCTTCCGCAGCCCTCATCACGTTCGGAGCTCTCGTTCTCTCGTGGTGGCTGCACTACCGGCAGTCGGACCGTCACTTCATCCACGACCTCAGAACCCGTGACGGGTTCGCCAAAGGCGGGGAGATCCGACAGTACGTCTCCGCACATGCCGTCACGGCGAAGACCCGCACCCTCCGACCCAGCGCGGCAACCCCATCACCGGAGCTCGTGGGGTGGAAGGTCGGCCGCGCCCATGGCCGCGACGTGTACGTGTCCATCGAGGACTCCGTCGTCGTCGAAGGCGCGCCGCGCAGCGGCAAGGGCTACCGATTCATCATCAACGCGATACTCGACTGGACCGGACCCCTGATCACCACCTCAACCCGCAACGACAACCTCTCCGCAACCATGGCCGCCCGCACCGGCAGAGGAGAGGTCACCGTCTTCGACCCGCAACAGCTCTCTGGCGTCCGCTCCACACTTCGCATCTCACCCATCACCGGCTGCGAAGACCCCCTCGTCGCCGACCAACGCGGGCAAGCCATCGTCGCCGGCACCGCGCTCGGCACCTCGGCGAAGAACCAGGAATGGGCGCAAGTCGCCTCCTCCGTTCTCTCCCGCCTCCTGCACGCCGCAGCCGTCTCCGGGCGCAACGTCGATGCACTCGCACGGTGGGGATCCAACCCGCGCCTCGCCCTGGAAGCAGTCAACGTGCTCACCGAGGACGGCACACCCGGATGGGCGGAAGACCTGGACGCGATCATCAACGGCGACGAACGGCTCCTCGCCTCCAGCTGGTTCGGCGTCTCCGGAGCCGTCCGCCCCCTCGCCATCCCCGCCATCCGCGACGCCATGACACCCGGACCGGGAGACACGTTCGACCCTGACACCTTCCTCGCCGGAGAGAACACCCTCTACCTCATCGGCACCGGAGCAGGAGCAGGATCCGTCGGCGGATTCCTCGGCGCCGTCCTGGACGACATCGTCGAAACCGCGCGCCGCAAAGCACTCGCCTCCACCGGGTCACGACTCGACCCGCCCCTAGCTCTGATCCTGGATGAGATCGCGAACATGTTCTCCTGGCCCGCACTGCCACGGATCATGGCCGACGGCGGGGGCGTTGGAATCTCTACCGTCGTCGTCCTCCAAGCGCTGTCCCAAGCAGAAACGGCGTGGTCGAAAGCGGAAGCCGACACCATCTGGTCCGCCGCCACCGCAAAACTCCTGCTCGGTGGCGCCAGTGACGTCGGGCATCTCCGCGACGTCGAATCCCTCCTCGGCACCCGCCGCATCCACGCTCGCGCCCATTCCTACAGCGACAGCAATACCACCACCAGCATCAGCCGTGAAAAGGTCCCCGTGCTCACCCTCGACGAGATCCGCCGCATGCCCCAAACCATCGGCCTCCTCGCCTATCGCAACCGGCGCGGTGTCCTCCTCGAACTTGAAGGTTGGACGGAACGGTCCGACGCGAACACGATCTCGAGCGGGAAGACCGCGACCGAACTCGAACAGCAGCAGGTGTTCGCGCAACAGTACGAGCTCGCACGGCAACGCCGGGCAGCAGCAGGGGAGCGACGCTGA
- a CDS encoding dihydrofolate reductase family protein codes for MSKVIVNQTITIDGYAAGIDQTEERPFGQDGGDGWGDRLHAWMFDHAEENATEVAQMAGARAHIMGRNMFGPVRGEWDRAWNGWWGENPPFHGAVFVLTHHSRDPQPMEGGTTYRFVTDGIESALAQAREAARGGEISIQGGADTVNQFLAAGLVDEVRLHIVPFTLGAGARLFDGVPPLTLEQIYARTVSTVVHVSYRVL; via the coding sequence ATGAGCAAGGTCATCGTCAATCAGACCATCACCATCGACGGTTACGCCGCCGGAATCGACCAGACCGAGGAGCGCCCCTTCGGGCAGGACGGCGGCGATGGCTGGGGCGACCGGCTTCACGCCTGGATGTTCGACCATGCCGAGGAAAACGCGACGGAAGTCGCACAGATGGCCGGTGCCCGCGCTCACATCATGGGCCGCAACATGTTCGGGCCGGTGCGCGGCGAGTGGGACCGGGCCTGGAACGGGTGGTGGGGCGAAAACCCGCCGTTCCACGGTGCCGTGTTCGTACTGACCCATCACTCGCGCGACCCGCAGCCGATGGAGGGCGGCACCACCTACCGTTTCGTCACCGACGGCATCGAATCGGCACTGGCTCAGGCGCGCGAAGCGGCCCGCGGCGGCGAGATCTCGATCCAAGGCGGTGCGGACACCGTCAACCAATTCTTGGCCGCAGGACTGGTCGACGAGGTACGACTGCACATCGTCCCATTCACGCTCGGGGCCGGTGCCCGCCTGTTCGACGGAGTGCCGCCACTGACCTTGGAGCAGATCTACGCACGGACGGTGAGCACAGTCGTCCACGTGAGCTACCGGGTGCTGTGA
- a CDS encoding hydrolase, producing MEAQDLDRRLRPVGGWPAWATVAPYRYEAHPQASELGGLESGANCQRYAYAVLALFGLHVPPHRSSELWEDQSLEHPDRVDAEDLDLVLFNNSDAAWGAHVAIVMGDDLLHLCAEEGRPATWSWTDFARRPRYRHVVGLVRAAR from the coding sequence GTGGAGGCGCAGGATCTCGATAGACGGCTTCGGCCGGTTGGCGGCTGGCCCGCCTGGGCGACGGTCGCTCCGTACCGTTATGAAGCGCATCCGCAGGCGTCGGAATTGGGTGGACTTGAGTCCGGCGCCAACTGCCAGCGATATGCCTACGCAGTCTTAGCACTCTTCGGCCTTCATGTCCCGCCGCACCGATCCAGCGAGCTGTGGGAGGACCAGAGCCTCGAACATCCCGACCGGGTCGACGCCGAAGACCTGGATCTTGTGCTGTTCAACAACTCGGATGCAGCGTGGGGTGCACACGTCGCGATCGTCATGGGCGACGATCTGCTGCACCTCTGCGCCGAAGAAGGCCGGCCAGCGACCTGGTCCTGGACCGACTTCGCCCGCAGGCCCCGCTACAGACACGTTGTGGGACTAGTCAGAGCCGCACGCTGA
- a CDS encoding ATP-binding domain-containing protein, translated as MATALYEFTNPDGLDGVHRERPQHTEIDETDAAVISAPDARGLEFDTVIIIDPNGIHAAIDAGLRDLYVGQTRATKRLFTLEVATTV; from the coding sequence ATGGCAACAGCCCTCTACGAGTTCACAAATCCAGACGGGCTCGATGGCGTGCACCGCGAACGCCCCCAGCACACCGAGATCGATGAGACCGACGCCGCGGTCATTTCCGCACCCGATGCGCGTGGACTGGAATTCGACACCGTGATCATCATCGATCCGAACGGTATCCACGCCGCGATTGATGCTGGTTTGCGCGACCTTTACGTTGGTCAAACCCGAGCAACCAAACGCCTCTTCACCCTCGAGGTCGCAACCACGGTCTAG
- a CDS encoding PrgI family protein → MSTLIADSILTEEGAPRVRFAARERRGVILGLSLGQLVVIAAVVAMLLITLFVDVNAIWVMLPIAAIVFFFGVATYRREPILQIIWQAGRYIYRAATKQTQFRRDVWWRVSTASLDIGKAHLEAIRPEPISRFLLPGALGDVHIIQIPGAGAFVYNARGTLASITLQVGSSAWSLRDKGVQRAAYDGFVEWLASLENMPGLVEATCRIRVDRASTNELEEYLATRVDQQSLAVSDELAHDYTDLITAAAKGSMGFTNYVTLTFSTANLNAAIRDGGGGLTGLAAVLKERVAGLEPALARARVSLHGWLTAADLDDLFAAACDPVSAAHRRERESLKHRAPEANQPVMGIDETWNNLRVDQSWHQTFWVAEWPRTDVRTGFLEPLLYAGDATRVITLQVRPVPIHKALNEVNRAQSDMETSAEIRLRLHSRVTLAHLREVEALNSREEDLVDGFGDVKIRGFITVSAETEGALARGRTEIEQASHPSRLVLASMAGQQAAGFVTSALPVPVEGD, encoded by the coding sequence ATGAGCACCCTCATCGCGGACAGCATCCTCACCGAAGAAGGCGCACCGCGCGTCCGGTTCGCGGCGCGCGAGCGACGCGGTGTCATCCTCGGCCTGTCCCTCGGACAGCTCGTCGTCATCGCGGCGGTGGTGGCCATGCTGCTGATCACTCTGTTCGTGGATGTGAACGCCATCTGGGTGATGCTCCCGATCGCGGCGATCGTGTTCTTCTTCGGCGTCGCCACCTACCGCCGCGAACCGATCCTGCAGATCATCTGGCAGGCAGGCCGCTACATCTATCGTGCAGCGACGAAGCAGACCCAGTTCCGTCGCGACGTGTGGTGGCGGGTCAGTACCGCCAGCCTCGACATCGGCAAAGCCCACCTCGAAGCAATCCGCCCCGAACCCATCAGCCGCTTCCTGCTCCCTGGTGCGCTCGGCGATGTTCACATCATCCAGATTCCAGGTGCCGGCGCGTTCGTCTACAACGCCCGCGGCACCCTCGCCTCCATCACCTTGCAAGTCGGCTCATCCGCCTGGTCATTAAGGGACAAGGGAGTGCAACGTGCTGCGTATGACGGTTTCGTTGAATGGTTGGCCTCGCTGGAGAATATGCCGGGTCTGGTCGAAGCGACCTGCCGGATCCGCGTTGATCGGGCCTCCACGAACGAACTCGAGGAATACCTCGCCACCCGCGTCGACCAGCAGAGCCTGGCCGTGTCCGACGAGCTCGCGCACGACTACACCGACCTGATCACGGCGGCCGCGAAAGGGTCCATGGGGTTCACCAACTACGTCACCCTGACCTTCTCCACCGCCAACCTGAACGCCGCCATCCGCGACGGCGGAGGCGGCCTCACCGGACTCGCCGCCGTGCTGAAAGAACGCGTCGCTGGACTCGAACCGGCTCTCGCGCGCGCCCGGGTTTCGCTCCACGGATGGCTCACCGCAGCCGACCTGGACGACCTCTTCGCCGCAGCCTGCGACCCGGTCAGCGCAGCGCATCGGCGCGAACGCGAATCGCTCAAGCATCGTGCGCCGGAGGCGAACCAGCCGGTGATGGGGATCGACGAGACCTGGAACAACCTTCGGGTTGACCAATCCTGGCACCAGACGTTCTGGGTCGCCGAATGGCCCCGCACCGACGTCCGCACCGGGTTCCTGGAACCACTCCTCTACGCCGGAGACGCCACCCGAGTGATCACTTTGCAGGTGCGGCCAGTACCGATCCACAAGGCACTCAACGAAGTCAACCGAGCGCAGAGCGACATGGAAACCTCTGCCGAGATCCGTCTCCGCCTGCACTCCCGTGTCACCCTCGCCCACCTCCGCGAGGTCGAAGCCCTCAACTCCAGGGAGGAAGACCTCGTCGACGGGTTCGGCGATGTAAAGATCCGCGGCTTCATCACCGTCTCCGCCGAAACCGAAGGCGCCCTCGCCCGCGGACGCACCGAGATCGAGCAGGCATCCCACCCATCCCGGCTGGTCCTCGCGTCCATGGCCGGGCAGCAGGCGGCCGGGTTCGTCACCAGCGCCCTGCCCGTCCCCGTGGAAGGAGACTGA